The Streptomyces sp. HSG2 genome has a segment encoding these proteins:
- a CDS encoding DegT/DnrJ/EryC1/StrS family aminotransferase, translating to MSIVGALRAAGVEAGDEVVVPAFGNVEVAGAVRQLAARPVFADIDPSTYCLDPVAVESVLGSSTAAIVAVHRFGATKGVERLLVAARGHGLPVIEHRESRLPADEWTRRRRHASYLDARLRGVRPPAKDDNHVYAQYVIRVPGNGRPDRDAFARAIRLRGVDCVVPVRTPVHRLPEFRCPVALPETERAAEETLALSVHPSLTRRDMRRMVRACNALGSLLGTAV from the coding sequence ATGAGTATCGTGGGGGCGCTTAGGGCCGCGGGTGTCGAAGCCGGCGACGAGGTCGTCGTTCCGGCCTTCGGAAACGTCGAAGTGGCCGGGGCCGTGCGGCAGCTCGCCGCCCGGCCGGTGTTCGCGGACATAGATCCGTCGACCTATTGCCTTGATCCTGTCGCTGTGGAGAGTGTCCTCGGCTCCTCGACCGCAGCGATAGTCGCCGTGCATCGGTTCGGTGCGACCAAGGGCGTCGAACGCCTTCTGGTGGCCGCCCGCGGGCACGGGCTTCCGGTGATCGAGCATCGCGAGTCACGGCTCCCGGCCGACGAGTGGACGCGGCGCCGCCGACATGCCTCCTACCTGGACGCGAGGTTGCGTGGGGTGCGTCCGCCGGCCAAGGACGACAATCATGTCTACGCCCAGTACGTGATCCGGGTGCCGGGCAACGGTCGCCCCGACCGCGACGCGTTCGCACGAGCCATTCGACTCAGGGGAGTCGACTGCGTGGTTCCCGTGAGGACACCGGTCCACCGCCTGCCAGAGTTCCGGTGCCCGGTCGCCCTGCCCGAGACGGAGAGGGCGGCCGAGGAGACGCTCGCGCTGTCCGTCCACCCATCGTTGACCAGACGCGACATGCGTCGCATGGTGCGCGCCTGCAACGCGCTCGGCTCCCTCCTCGGAACGGCTGTCTGA